A DNA window from Plodia interpunctella isolate USDA-ARS_2022_Savannah chromosome 12, ilPloInte3.2, whole genome shotgun sequence contains the following coding sequences:
- the lin-52 gene encoding protein lin-52 homolog, producing the protein MLTMTIVVWLSSIDCCQNKFWKMAAKESSMAQEGQATSDDIPLTSLEESLLSLEKLDRASPELWPEQIPGVSEFAPVQSGNQSPPSWNKGLTNADLHYMQQLNTLSTSVLIMEVKQLHDLAYQLGLEEAKEMTRGKYLNIFSSRRNK; encoded by the exons ATGTTGACAATGACAATTGTCGTTTGGTTGTCATCCATCGATTgttgtcaaaataaattttggaaaatggCCGCGAAAGAGAGTTCAATGGCGCAAGaag GACAAGCTACGTCTGACGATATTCCATTGACATCCCTGGAGGAAAGTTTACTTAGCTTGGAGAAGCTGGACCGTGCTTCACCAGAATTATGGCCCGAACAAA TACCAGGAGTGTCAGAGTTTGCTCCCGTACAGTCTGGTAACCAATCTCCTCCTTCGTGGAACAAGGGCCTGACCAACGCAGATTTGCATTATATGCAGC agCTGAATACTCTATCAACAAGCGTTCTCATAATGGAAGTAAAGCAACTACATGACTTGGCTTATCAGCTGGGACTAGAAGAAGCGAAAGAAATGACAAGAGGCAAATATCTAAACATTTTCTCTTCAAGGCGGAACAAGTAA
- the LOC128674374 gene encoding probable cytochrome P450 301a1, mitochondrial isoform X2, with the protein MMLTNKEPVVLSFDEVPGPKSLKYFASFRQYFSDIGTQVTASALTIGLNIGSYLNERKPIKNLSALFDEYGPVVRFVSPLGSDIVLLNNPDHIQKVYALEGECPVRSTLECLEKYRAEHRNHVYGGLYAAHGQEWTRHRTVVYNPLNSSIIQHIKGIDDICENFAHKIYNMRNHQDEVPKDLYKELHKWAFDCMGLIVFSKKFTMLDTELVYSQCDMSWLYHSLERATEAIIKCESGLHLWKFIRTPAWHSLVKYCDSLDNLIGKHVIEEEHAISYNVKSSTGNLDSSSLIHAMLMSNEKMTAEDIATVLMDMLLIGVNTITTSMSFMLYHLAKYRRSQKILFDEINKACNHLNLEDINKMKENTPYLQACIKETLRLAPPIPVLTRILSKNVTLDRYNIPRGTLIIMSTQDSALKESNYDDANKFYPDRWLKEDSKDYHTFASIPFGCGARKCLGQNIAEAMMSLLTIRLLQKYKLEYHYGDIQPTRSFITRPNRQLKIRFTDRF; encoded by the exons ATGATGCTGACAAATAAAGAACCTGTAGTTTTGTCTTTTGATGAAGTGCCGGGACCAAAATCCTTGAAATATTTCGCAAGCTTTCGTCAATACTTTTCTGATATTGGTACTCAAGTTACAGCTAGCGCTTTGACAATAGGATTGAACATTG GCTCCTATTTAAATGAGAGGAAGCCAATAAAAAACTTGTCTGCGCTGTTCGACGAGTACGGTCCAGTGGTTCGCTTCGTTAGTCCCCTTGGTAGCGACATTGTACTGCTTAACAATCCAGATCATATCCAGAAAGTTTACGCTCTAGAAGGTGAATGCCCTGTCAGATCGACGTTGGAGTGCCTGGAAAAATATAGAGCAGAGCACAGGAATCATGTTTATGGCGGTCTATATGCTGC TCATGGCCAAGAGTGGACTCGCCACAGGACCGTGGTGTACAATCCCCTGAACAGCTCAATCATTCAGCACATCAAAGGTATCGACGACATCTGCGAGAATTTCGCGCATAAGATATACAACATGAGGAACCATCAGGATGAAGTGCCAAAAGATCTGTATAAGGAACTGCACAAGTGGGCTTTTGATTGTATGG GTTTAATAGTATTTTCGAAGAAATTCACTATGTTGGACACTGAACTGGTGTACAGCCAATGTGACATGTCTTGGCTTTACCACAGTCTCGAGCGGGCGACCGAGGCGATCATCAAGTGTGAGTCGGGCCTGCACCTTTGGAAGTTTATCAGGACCCCTGCTTGGCACTCGCTAGTCAAGTATTGTGACAGTTTGGACAA TTTAATTGGGAAACATGTAATTGAAGAAGAACATGCTATTAGTTACAATGTCAAAAGTTCCACCGGAAACTTAG ATAGCAGTTCCTTGATCCATGCAATGCTGATGAGCAATGAAAAAATGACGGCAGAGGATATAGCAACAGTTCTTATGGATATGCTCCTTATTGGAGTCAACACC ATAACGACGTCGATGTCATTCATGCTTTACCATTTAGCAAAATATCGAAGATCCCAAAAGATACtctttgatgaaataaataaagcatgtAATCATTTGAATCTAGAAGACATAAACAAGATGAAAGAGAATACTCCTTATCTTCAAGCCTGTATAAAGGAAACTTTAAG ATTAGCGCCTCCGATTCCGGTTCTGACTAGGATTTTATCTAAGAATGTCACTTTAGATCGATACAA CATCCCAAGAGGCACACTTATAATAATGTCAACCCAAGACTCTGCACTCAAAGAAAGTAATTATGACGATGCCAATAAGTTCTACCCAGATCGATGGCTAAAAGAAGATTCCAAAGATTATCATACATTTGCTTCGATTCCATTTGGCTGTGGAGCTAGAAAGTGCCTGGGACAAAACATTGCAGAGGCAATGATGTCTCTTCTAACAATCAGA ctTTTACAAAAGTATAAGCTTGAATATCATTATGGAGATATCCAGCCCACAAGAAGTTTCATAACTAGACCAAACAGGCAGTTGAAAATAAGGTTTACCGAtaggttttaa
- the LOC128674374 gene encoding probable cytochrome P450 301a1, mitochondrial isoform X1 codes for MLKCRVCRPRSVNFGLFQQRWLQSERTNQQNVKLQQDIQKESKPDAELSTTNERLLGEIFPAAKVVPMMLTNKEPVVLSFDEVPGPKSLKYFASFRQYFSDIGTQVTASALTIGLNIGSYLNERKPIKNLSALFDEYGPVVRFVSPLGSDIVLLNNPDHIQKVYALEGECPVRSTLECLEKYRAEHRNHVYGGLYAAHGQEWTRHRTVVYNPLNSSIIQHIKGIDDICENFAHKIYNMRNHQDEVPKDLYKELHKWAFDCMGLIVFSKKFTMLDTELVYSQCDMSWLYHSLERATEAIIKCESGLHLWKFIRTPAWHSLVKYCDSLDNLIGKHVIEEEHAISYNVKSSTGNLDSSSLIHAMLMSNEKMTAEDIATVLMDMLLIGVNTITTSMSFMLYHLAKYRRSQKILFDEINKACNHLNLEDINKMKENTPYLQACIKETLRLAPPIPVLTRILSKNVTLDRYNIPRGTLIIMSTQDSALKESNYDDANKFYPDRWLKEDSKDYHTFASIPFGCGARKCLGQNIAEAMMSLLTIRLLQKYKLEYHYGDIQPTRSFITRPNRQLKIRFTDRF; via the exons ATGCTGAAATGCAGAGTTTGCAGGCCAAGAAGTGTGAATTTTGGTTTATTTCAACAGAGGTGGTTACAGTCGGAGAGAACAAATcagcaaaatgtaaaattacaacaGGACATCCAAAAGGAATCTAAACCCGACGCTGAGTTATCTACAACAAATGAAAGGCTACTGGGTGAAATATTTCCTGCTGCAAAAGTAGTACCCATGATGCTGACAAATAAAGAACCTGTAGTTTTGTCTTTTGATGAAGTGCCGGGACCAAAATCCTTGAAATATTTCGCAAGCTTTCGTCAATACTTTTCTGATATTGGTACTCAAGTTACAGCTAGCGCTTTGACAATAGGATTGAACATTG GCTCCTATTTAAATGAGAGGAAGCCAATAAAAAACTTGTCTGCGCTGTTCGACGAGTACGGTCCAGTGGTTCGCTTCGTTAGTCCCCTTGGTAGCGACATTGTACTGCTTAACAATCCAGATCATATCCAGAAAGTTTACGCTCTAGAAGGTGAATGCCCTGTCAGATCGACGTTGGAGTGCCTGGAAAAATATAGAGCAGAGCACAGGAATCATGTTTATGGCGGTCTATATGCTGC TCATGGCCAAGAGTGGACTCGCCACAGGACCGTGGTGTACAATCCCCTGAACAGCTCAATCATTCAGCACATCAAAGGTATCGACGACATCTGCGAGAATTTCGCGCATAAGATATACAACATGAGGAACCATCAGGATGAAGTGCCAAAAGATCTGTATAAGGAACTGCACAAGTGGGCTTTTGATTGTATGG GTTTAATAGTATTTTCGAAGAAATTCACTATGTTGGACACTGAACTGGTGTACAGCCAATGTGACATGTCTTGGCTTTACCACAGTCTCGAGCGGGCGACCGAGGCGATCATCAAGTGTGAGTCGGGCCTGCACCTTTGGAAGTTTATCAGGACCCCTGCTTGGCACTCGCTAGTCAAGTATTGTGACAGTTTGGACAA TTTAATTGGGAAACATGTAATTGAAGAAGAACATGCTATTAGTTACAATGTCAAAAGTTCCACCGGAAACTTAG ATAGCAGTTCCTTGATCCATGCAATGCTGATGAGCAATGAAAAAATGACGGCAGAGGATATAGCAACAGTTCTTATGGATATGCTCCTTATTGGAGTCAACACC ATAACGACGTCGATGTCATTCATGCTTTACCATTTAGCAAAATATCGAAGATCCCAAAAGATACtctttgatgaaataaataaagcatgtAATCATTTGAATCTAGAAGACATAAACAAGATGAAAGAGAATACTCCTTATCTTCAAGCCTGTATAAAGGAAACTTTAAG ATTAGCGCCTCCGATTCCGGTTCTGACTAGGATTTTATCTAAGAATGTCACTTTAGATCGATACAA CATCCCAAGAGGCACACTTATAATAATGTCAACCCAAGACTCTGCACTCAAAGAAAGTAATTATGACGATGCCAATAAGTTCTACCCAGATCGATGGCTAAAAGAAGATTCCAAAGATTATCATACATTTGCTTCGATTCCATTTGGCTGTGGAGCTAGAAAGTGCCTGGGACAAAACATTGCAGAGGCAATGATGTCTCTTCTAACAATCAGA ctTTTACAAAAGTATAAGCTTGAATATCATTATGGAGATATCCAGCCCACAAGAAGTTTCATAACTAGACCAAACAGGCAGTTGAAAATAAGGTTTACCGAtaggttttaa
- the san gene encoding probable N-acetyltransferase san produces the protein MTRAKIELGDVTPHNIKQLKKLNTVVFPVSYNDKFYKDVLEAGELAKLAYYNDIVVGAVCCRIDTSENSRRLYIMTLGCLYPYRRLGIGTLMVEHVLKYVEQDGNFDSIFLHVQVNNEGAIDFYKKFGFEIVETKEHYYKRIEPADAHVLQKTIRQPEAPLVNGTVPHAKTNGHD, from the exons atgacTAG AGCTAAAATAGAACTCGGGGACGTGACGCCGCATAATATAAAGCAACTGAAAAAGTTAAACACAGTCGTATTTCCAGTGTCTTACAATGACAAATTTTACAAAGACGTATTGGAGGCTGGTGAATTGGCGAAGTTGGcgtattataatgatattgtGGTGGGAGCGGTGTGCTGCAGGATAGACACGTCGGAGAACTCTCGGAGACTGTATATAATGACTTTGGGTTGCTTGTACCCGTACAGAAGACTGGGCATTGGTACACTCATGGTGGAACATGTGCTCAAGTATGTTGAACAGGATGGAAATTTTGACAGCATTTTCTT ACATGTGCAAGTGAATAATGAGGGTGCAATAGATTTCTACAAAAAGTTTGGCTTTGAGATTGTAGAGACAAAAGAACATTACTATAAGAGGATAGAGCCAGCTGATGCCCATGTTTTACAGAAGACTATCAGACAACCTGAAGCTCCATTAGTCAACGGAACAGTGCCACACGCAAAAACAAATGGGCATGATTGA
- the Hsl gene encoding hormone-sensitive lipase has protein sequence MRFKLFTRGFLYVRRKVPKMSFTESPAKASLCCEENAEGAPPTYAMYEALKDSCQNNATYFQPDDSENGQRLYQGFMTLIDHIDTVWPLVDHVRKVAPQYDFDNKSPGNGYRSFVSVVDSCVLHGLKLSRQVCTGRDALLFRKSYFVKEIESCGQLLASLGTCLHHLHTLLSWSPPGDLFPTEPHSPEELFAQADTINQYCFYGRCLGFQFLPSMRGILKGISICMAGFSEAYYSHGNLISSVWTGGQYLIDPEMRARRIVNISQSASVEFCKAFWFLAESEIMKRVPSLMSSTVAVNKLITIPPEPITVLTTEGKETTVLPPTVHIGLQGLNVRLISVNKRMGMTGEGVSTLPPSEGVIFHCHGGGFVAQSSKSHETYLREWAAKLNVPILSVDYSLAPQAPFPRALEEVYYAYCWMINNFKEIGTTGKRIVFAGDSAGANLIAGCTLKILSSGLRTPEGLFMAYAPLLVSFIPSPARLLCLMDPLLPFGFMMRCLKAYASPNTTGKSKDEKPKENPNNAVVSSATTPLDSNGFLKVSPTQEGVSEGPSSFEEVSPSDLAELHAHKSGSERRKSSDTTISAASLQSEHTQTGVTPTEDKSQQYVSDFLERYVLDSDTDSEGRRIPVIKPNRHVCCKPVDTNSYRDIESENSSTLVGEPPLVEDLDNKDSKKRIKTRISEATTGIMAAMSSRLAYITGSNSISRPTQEELAVRSNLDALIARSPSDEFIFSVPREPLLSPYWADDQLLNKFPPVKILTVHLDPCLDDCVMFARKLKRLGNVVGIDVLEGLPHGFLNFSLMAREANEGSNLCVERIKQLLDLESAPVADNSQL, from the exons ATGAGGTTTAAATTGTTTACCCGTGGTTTCCTGTACGTTAGGCGAAAAGTGCCGAAGATGTCTTTCACGGAGTCTCCAGCGAAAGCTTCATTATGCTGCGAGGAGAATGCGGAGGGTGCTCCGCCAACGTATGCCATGTACGAAGCATTGAAAGATTCCTGCCAAAATAACGCCACGTACTTTCAGCCTGACGATAGTGAAAATGGCCAGAGACTCTACCAAGGGTTCATGACTTTGATAGACCATATAGACACTGTCTGGCCTTTGGTGGATCATGTGAGAAAG GTGGCACCACAGTACGATTTTGACAACAAGTCTCCAGGCAATGGGTATCGCAGCTTTGTTTCAGTAGTAGACTCCTGTGTCCTACATGGCTTGAAACTAAGCCGGCAAGTTTGCACAGGTCGAGATGCGCTTCTCTTCcgaaaaagttattttgtcAA GGAAATTGAATCATGTGGGCAGTTGCTGGCATCCCTGGGCACCTGTCTCCACCACCTCCACACTCTGTTGTCCTGGTCACCGCCGGGGGATCTGTTCCCGACAGAACCACACTCCCCAGAGGAACTGTTTGCCCAAGCTGATACCATCAaccaatattgtttttatggcaGATGTCTGGGATTTCAG TTCCTACCATCAATGCGCGGCATACTAAAAGGCATATCGATATGCATGGCGGGGTTCTCGGAAGCATACTACAGCCACGGGAACCTGATCAGCTCGGTCTGGACCGGCGGCCAGTACCTCATAGACCCTGAGATGAGAGCCAGAAGGATCGTCAACATATCCCAGTCGGCCAGCGTGGAGTTCTGCAAGGCGTTCTGGTTTCTGGCTGAGAGTG aaattatGAAACGAGTGCCCAGCCTCATGTCGTCTACAGTGGCCGTCAACAAACTCATAACAATTCCGCCTGAACCCATCACAGTGTTGACAACAGAAGGGAAGGAAACCACTGTCCTGCCGCCCACTGTACATATAGGCTTGCAAGGGCTGAACGTGCGGCTGATCAGCGTCAATAAGAGAATGGGGATg ACTGGCGAAGGCGTATCAACCCTACCGCCGTCGGAAGGCGTGATCTTCCACTGCCACGGCGGCGGCTTCGTGGCGCAGAGCTCGAAGTCCCACGAGACTTATCTGAGAGAGTGGGCCGCCAAACTGAACGTGCCGATACTGTCCGTGGACTACAGTTTGGCCCCGCAAGCGCCCTTCCCCAGGGCCTTGGAAGAAGTCTATTACGCGTATTGCTGGATGATCAACAATTTCAAAGAGATTGGTACTACTG GTAAAAGGATAGTGTTCGCCGGCGACTCGGCGGGGGCGAATCTCATTGCGGGCTGCACGCTAAAGATACTATCGTCAGGGCTGCGAACTCCCGAAGGGTTGTTCATGGCGTATGCCCCTCTACTGGTCAGCTTCATCCCCAGCCCGGCGCGGCTGCTGTGCCTCATGGACCCGCTGCTGCCCTTCGGCTTCATGATGAGGTGTCTCAAGG cGTACGCCAGCCCTAATACGACCGGGAAAAGCAAAGATGAAAAACCTAAGGAAAATCCGAACAATGCTGTTGTGTCCAGCGCCACAACGCCTTTGGATAGCAACGGTTTCCTTAAAGTTAGCCCCACACAAG AGGGCGTCAGCGAAGGCCCATCGTCATTCGAAGAAGTGTCCCCATCAGACCTAGCGGAGCTCCACGCGCACAAGTCGGGCAGCGAACGCAGGAAATCCTCAGACACCACCATCAGTGCCGCCTCACTTCAAAGCGAACACACGCAAACTG GTGTGACGCCAACGGAGGACAAGTCCCAGCAGTACGTGTCGGACTTCCTGGAGCGTTACGTGCTGGACAGCGACACGGACTCCGAGGGCCGCCGCATCCCCGTCATCAAGCCCAACCGCCACGTATGCTGCAAACCCGTTGACACCAACAGTTATAG GGACATAGAATCTGAAAACTCCAGTACTCTAGTTGGTGAACCGCCGTTGGTTGAAGACCTCGACAATAAAGATAGTAAAAAGCGAATAAAAACCAG GATAAGTGAAGCGACGACCGGCATAATGGCGGCGATGTCGTCCCGCCTCGCCTACATCACCGGCTCCAACTCAATCTCCCGCCCCACGCAGGAAGA GCTGGCGGTGCGCTCGAACCTGGACGCGCTGATCGCGCGCAGCCCGTCGGACGAGTTCATATTCTCAGTGCCGCGTGAGCCGCTGCTGTCGCCCTACTGGGCCGACGACCAGTTGCTCAACAAGTTCCCGCCCGTCAAGATCCTG ACGGTGCATTTAGATCCATGTCTAGACGACTGCGTGATGTTCGCCAGGAAACTGAAGCGGCTGGGGAATGTCGTCGGTATTGACGTGTTGGAGGGCCTGCCGCACGGGTTCCTCAACTTCTCACTG ATGGCTAGAGAAGCGAACGAAGGATCGAATCTATGCGTGGAGAGGATAAAGCAGCTGCTCGACCTGGAGAGCGCGCCCGTCGCCGACAACAGCCAGTTATGA